The proteins below come from a single Xenopus tropicalis strain Nigerian chromosome 9, UCB_Xtro_10.0, whole genome shotgun sequence genomic window:
- the LOC105948353 gene encoding uncharacterized protein K02A2.6-like, translating into MATIIGQIDTFDEAREQWTTYVERFEHFVKANDIDEGKTVSVFLSVMGASTYGLLRSLIAPVKPGTMSYGDIVNTLQAHFSPRPIVIAERFKFHKRNQAEGESVAQYVAVLKKLAEHCEFGDNLNDALRDRVVCGLCSESIQRKLLTESALTYQKAVDIAMSMEAVSRESQHLSNSLKVNAMSFASESPKAKCFRCGKSNHTQNECFYKDQLCHNCGKKGHIARSCKGAKTEVKIPRVFGKGNYVKSKGMTKKKTIHKMGTETERLNEETSSDTESELTLHNVTATSQNPAPGNIMKRENEEGTAVIKIQPKIEGLRVEMEVDTGAAVSIISGELYRDKLSHIRLRHTNVVLKTYTGEVIRPEGVIKVCVKLNKQRARLPLYIVTGNAVPLFGRELLRRIHLDWREIKSITAVHRSNEGTLDSLLKQHEKVFSEELGTFNGYTATINLKPGTQPKFFQARVVPYAIRPKVEEEINHLLKQGIISPVRFSEWATPIVPVIKKGGNVRICGDFKVTVNPALCAEHYPLPRIEDLFASLAGGKRFSKLDLSQAYLQIPVHENSRLVNYYARFVPNLSTVLHPLNTMLHKEVKWNWSPECEGAFQEIKRQLLTPNVLTHYDPRLPVRLACDASPYGVGAVLSHLMPDGQERPIAFASRTLSKAEQNYAQLEREALGLIFGVRKFHTYLYGRHFTLMTDHRPLTTILHPHKATPSMAAARLQRWALLLAAHNYTIQYRSADKHGNADSLSRLPLPVHHKDRKDALEVYFINKMDTLPVSSSDIRKGTRTDPILCRVKEMVSTGLFPPTKDSENVLKPYLMRKEELSLLQDCLMWGQRVIVPPNLRPQVLEDLHTGHPGVVKMKALARSYIWWPNIDSQIEEKSKTCMSCQQNQKSPALSPLHPWAWPESPWQRIHIDYAGPFEGRMFLVVVDAHSKWPEVLVMDSTTSCKTIEVLRGLFSRYGIPETLVSDNGPQFTSEEFECFLKSNGVKHVRSAPFHPATNGLAERFVQTFKHSLKASKEPKPLQQRLDAFLLQYRNTPHSTTKEAPAMLFLHRRLRTRLDLIKPSVKQTVEQAQEVQCSYRALHAKERDFGVGDSVLVRDYRRGGEKWKTGTVSSQSGPVSYTVQVDSAQTWKRHADQMLGGHPEITKATELLPADNSVSPILDNREQELPLISNETVSYAPDQHADGLVAPATVISQNERRFPVRNRKAPNRLDL; encoded by the coding sequence ATGGCTACGATCATTGGACAGATTGATACCTTCGACGAGGCGAGAGAGCAATGGACCACGTATGTAGAACGCTTTGAACACTTCGTGAAAGCAAATGACATTGACGAGGGAAAAACAGTGTCGGTTTTCCTCAGCGTAATGGGAGCATCCACTTATGGACTCTTACGTAGCCTTATTGCACCAGTTAAGCCCGGCACTATGTCATATGGAGACATTGTGAACACACTGCAAGCGCATTTCAGTCCCAGGCCTATTGTGATTGCTGAGAGGTTCAAGTTTCACAAACGAAATCAGGCGGAGGGGGAAAGTGTTGCACAGTATGTGGCTGTATTAAAGAAACTGGCGGAGCACTGTGAATTTGGTGACAATTTAAACGATGCATTAAGAGACAGAGTGGTGTGTGGCCTGTGCAGCGAGTCAATACAGCGGAAGCTTTTGACTGAATCGGCGCTCACGTACCAAAAGGCCGTGGACATAGCAATGTCAATGGAGGCTGTATCGAGGGAATCACAGCATTTAAGTAACTCATTGAAAGTAAATGCCATGTCTTTTGCATCAGAATCGCCAAAGGCAAAATGTTTTAGATGCGGAAAGTCTAACCATAcccaaaatgaatgtttttacaAAGACCAACTGTGTCACAATTGTGGAAAGAAGGGCCACATCGCTCGGTCATGTAAAGGTGCAAAGACAGAGGTGAAAATACCGAGAGTTTTCGGAAAAGGAAACTATGTAAAAAGTAAGGGaatgacaaagaaaaaaacaattcacaaaatgggCACTGAGACGGAAAGGCTGAATGAAGAGACAAGTTCGGATACTGAGTCTGAACTGACACTACACAACGTTACCGCAACATCGCAAAACCCTGCACCAGGGAACATAATGAAAAGGGAAAATGAGGAAGGGACAGCGGTAATAAAAATACAACCAAAAATTGAGGGGTTACGAGTAGAGATGGAAGTCGACACAGGAGCGGCAGTTTCTATTATCTCAGGGGAACTGTATAGAGATAAATTAAGTCACATTCGTCTGCGCCATACAAACGTTGTTCTCAAGACATACACTGGCGAAGTAATCCGGCCAGAAGGAGTCATCAAGGTGTGCGTTAAGCTAAACAAACAACGTGCACGGTTACCACTGTATATTGTTACCGGAAATGCGGTTCCGCTATTCGGACGCGAGTTGCTTCGCCGAATTCATCTGGACTGGCGTGAGATCAAATCAATAACTGCAGTACACCGCAGCAACGAAGGGACATTGGACAGCCTTCTAAAACAGCATGAGAAAGTTTTCAGTGAAGAGTTAGGAACTTTCAATGGTTACACAGCTACCATCAATCTGAAACCAGGAACTCAACCAAAGTTTTTCCAAGCTCGAGTGGTACCATATGCCATCAGACCCAAGGTGGAGGAAGAAATCAACCACCTACTCAAACAAGGAATCATTTCACCAGTACGATTCAGTGAATGGGCAACCCCGATTGTGCCTGTAATCAAAAAAGGAGGTAATGTCAGAATCTGCGGTGACTTCAAAGTAACGGTAAACCCAGCCTTATGTGCCGAACATTATCCATTACCTCGGATTGAAGATCTGTTCGCTTCACTAGCGGGAGGAAAAAGGTTTAGCAAATTGGACCTTTCACAAGCGTACCTGCAGATCCCTGTACATGAAAATTCACGGCTGGTTAATTATTATGCAAGATTCGTTCCAAACCTGTCCACAGTCCTTCACCCCCTGAACACAATGTTACATAAGGAGGTGAAATGGAACTGGTCTCCAGAATGTGAGGGTGCATTTCAGGAAATCAAGAGACAGCTATTGACACCCAATGTGCTTACGCACTACGACCCAAGACTTCCAGTCCGATTGGCTTGCGACGCTTCACCCTATGGGGTGGGGGCAGTACTTTCACATTTGATGCCAGATGGGCAGGAAAGACCCATAGCCTTCGCTTCGAGAACCTTAAGTAAGGCAGAGCAAAACTATGCGCAGCTGGAGCGAGAAGCATTAGGATTAATCTTCGGAGTACGGAAGTTTCACACTTACCTATATGGACGTCACTTCACCTTAATGACCGATCACCGTCCACTTACCACCATACTCCATCCACACAAAGCGACTCCCTCCATGGCTGCAGCCAGACTTCAAAGGTGGGCTCTCCTGTTGGCTGCACATAACTACACTATCCAGTATAGGAGTGCAGACAAACACGGGAATGCAGATAGTTTATCACGCTTACCACTGCCTGTTCACCACAAGGACAGAAAGGATGCATTAGaggtttattttataaacaaaatggaTACACTTCCAGTCAGTAGCAGTGATATTCGGAAAGGAACCAGGACAGATCCAATTCTCTGTCGGGTAAAGGAAATGGTATCCACCGGGTTATTCCCACCTACCAAAGActcagaaaatgttttaaaaccgTATCtcatgaggaaggaggagctatCACTTTTGCAGGACTGTCTAATGTGGGGACAGCGAGTTATCGTCCCACCAAATTTGAGACCCCAAGTCTTAGAGGATTTACACACGGGACACCCAGGTGTAGTCAAAATGAAGGCATTAGCGCGTAGCTACATCTGGTGGCCAAATATCGACTCGCAGATTGAGGAAAAATCTAAAACCTGCATGTCCTgtcaacaaaatcagaaatcccCAGCCCTATCACCGTTACATCCCTGGGCATGGCCCGAATCCCCTTGGCAGCGAATCCACATCGATTACGCTGGGCCATTTGAAGGACGCATGTTCCTAGTAGTCGTTGACGCACACTCGAAATGGCCAGAAGTTCTGGTGATGGATTCTACTACGTCATGCAAAACGATCGAGGTATTGCGTGGTCTTTTTAGTCGCTATGGCATACCTGAAACCTTAGTGAGCGACAATGGCCCACAATTTACTTCAGAGGAATTTGAATGCTTTCTGAAATCGAATGGTGTTAAACATGTACGCTCGGCACCATTTCACCCAGCGACCAACGGGTTGGCTGAGCGTTTTGTACAAACTTTTAAACATTCGCTAAAAGCATCCAAAGAACCAAAACCATTGCAACAAAGACTAGATGCTTTCCTGTTACAGTACAGGAATACTCCCCACAGCACAACAAAAGAAGCACCGGCAATGTTGTTCTTACATCGCAGACTGAGAACACGACTAGATTTAATAAAGCCAAGTGTAAAACAGACTGTGGAGCAAGCCCAAGAAGTTCAATGTTCGTACCGTGCTCTCCATGCGAAAGAAAGAGACTTTGGTGTTGGTGATTCCGTGCTGGTCAGAGATTATAGACGTGGGGGAGAAAAGTGGAAAACTGGTACTGTCTCTTCCCAGTCAGGACCAGTGTCATATACGGTCCAAGTGGACAGTGCACAAACCTGGAAAAGACATGCAGATCAAATGTTAGGGGGACACCCGGAAATCACAAAAGCCACCGAACTGTTGCCAGCGGATAACAGTGTGTCACCAATATTAGACAATAGGGAACAAGAACTGCCTTTGATATCTAATGAGACTGTATCTTATGCACCAGACCAACATGCAGATGGGCTTGTTGCACCAGCTACGGTTATATCCCAAAATGAGAGGCGATTCCCCGTGAGGAATCGTAAGGCACCTAACAGATTAGATctgtag